GAGCACCTGGGTCCAGGGGGCGAACCAGTCCAGGATTTTCGCCTGCTCAGCCCAGAAGCCGTCCGGGTCGCGTTCCGCCCACTCGTGCAAGCGCTGGTATTCCTGGGGGTTGATCCGCGCCTGGCGGACGAATTCCTCCGGCGGAGGAAACAGCCGCGTCTCTTTCAACACGCTTTCGATCGTCGCTGCGGGAGAGGTCATAAGTCCAGGTCCTCCTTTCACAACATCCGATAGCGTCGCTGTTTTGCTTTACCATATCAGGCGTTCGCCCTACAACAAGCACGGCGAGGAATCAGGCGGGAGGAAGCTATGGGTGAGCAGTGGACGGTAGCGGCAATCCAGATGCGCATGGCAGCGGAGAAGGAAGAGAACCTCGCCAGGGCCGAGGAGGCAATCGCGGAGGCGGCCCGCCGCGGCGCCCAAATCGTCTGCCTGCCGGAATTGTTCACCAGTTATTACTTCTGCCAGGTGGAGGACCCGGCTTATTTCGATCTGGCCGAACCGATCCCCGGCCCCAGCGAAGCCCGCCTGGCCCGCGCTGCCCAGAAGCACCGCGTCGTCCTCATCGGTTCCCTCTTCGAGAAGCGCCTGCCCGGCATCTACCACAACACGGCGACTGTTCACGATAGGAATGGCCAACTCGTGGGCATCTACCGCAAGATGCACATACCCGAAGACCCGCTTTACTTCGAGAAGTATTACTTCACGCCGGGCGATACCGGCTTCCGTGTGTTTGACACCGCTGTGGCAGCGGTGGGTCCGCTGGTCTG
This Thermogemmata fonticola DNA region includes the following protein-coding sequences:
- a CDS encoding carbon-nitrogen hydrolase gives rise to the protein MGEQWTVAAIQMRMAAEKEENLARAEEAIAEAARRGAQIVCLPELFTSYYFCQVEDPAYFDLAEPIPGPSEARLARAAQKHRVVLIGSLFEKRLPGIYHNTATVHDRNGQLVGIYRKMHIPEDPLYFEKYYFTPGDTGFRVFDTAVAAVGPLVCWDQWFPEAARLAALRGADILCYPTAIGWHPREKAAFGTAQHDAWETIMRAHAIANGVYVCAVNRVGHEVLAGEGLEFWGGSFLCDPFGRILAKASHDREEILLASCDRRLLEDVRRHWPFLRDRRIDAYADLTRRALT